In Pseudorca crassidens isolate mPseCra1 chromosome 16, mPseCra1.hap1, whole genome shotgun sequence, one DNA window encodes the following:
- the SCD gene encoding stearoyl-CoA desaturase, giving the protein MPAHLLQEEISSSYTTTTTITAPPSRLLQNGGGKLEKAPLYLEEDIRPEIRDDIYDPSYQDKEGPNPKLEYVWRNIILMSVLHLGALYGITWIPTCKMYTLLWAFFYYLISALGVTAGAHRLWSHRSYKARLPLRLFLIIANTMAFQNDVYEWARDHRAHHKFSETHADPHNSRRGFFFSHVGWLLVRKHPEVKEKGGLLNLSDLKAEKLLVFQRRYYKPAVLLMCFILPTLVPWYCWGETFPHSLLVATFLRYAVVLNATWLVNSAAHLYGYRPYDKTINPRENLLVSLGAVGEGFHNYHHSFPYDYSASEYRWHINFTTFFIDCMAAIGLAYDRKKVSKAAVLARIKRTGDESYKSG; this is encoded by the exons ATGCCGGCCCACTTGCTGCAGGAGGAG ATCTCTAGCTCCtacacaaccaccaccaccatcacagcgCCTCCCTCCAGGCTCCTGCAGAATGGAGGGGGGAAGCTGGAGAAGGCTCCCCTATACTTGGAAGAAGACATCCGCCCTGAAATAAGAGATGACATCTATGACCCAAGCTACCAGGATAAGGAGGGCCCAAATCCCAAGCTTGAGTATGTCTGGAGAAACATCATCCTCATGTCTGTGCTACACTTGGGAGCCCTGTATGGGATCACATGGATCCCCACCTGCAAAATGTACACCTTGCTCTGGG CGTTTTTCTACTATCTGATTAGTGCCCTGGGCGTCACAGCAGGAGCCCATCGCCTGTGGAGTCACCGAAGTTACAAAGCTCGGCTGCCCCTGCGCCTCTTCCTGATCATCGCCAACACGATGGCATTCCAG AATGACGTTTACGAATGGGCCCGAGATCACCGTGCCCACCACAAGTTTTCGGAAACACATGCTGATCCCCACAATTCCCGACGTGGCTTTTTCTTCTCTCACGTGGGTTGGCTGCTTGTGCGCAAACACCCAGAAGTCAAAGAGAAGGGTGGTTTGCTAAACTTATCTGACCTAAAAGCTGAGAAGCTGTTGGTGTTCCAGAGGAG GTACTACAAACCCGCTGTCCTGTTGATGTGCTTCATCCTGCCCACACTCGTGCCCTGGTACTGCTGGGGTGAAACTTTTCCACACAGCCTGTTAGTCGCCACCTTCTTGCGTTATGCCGTTGTGCTCAATGCCACCTGGCTGGTGAACAGTGCTGCCCACCTGTATGGATACCGCCCTTATGACAAGACCATTAACCCCCGAGAGAATCTCCTGGTTTCACTGGGAGCTGTAG GTGAGGGCTTCCACAACTACCACCACTCCTTTCCCTATGACTACTCTGCCAGTGAATACCGCTGGCACATCAACTTTACCACGTTCTTCATCGATTGCATGGCGGCCATCGGTCTGGCTTATGACCGAAAGAAAGTATCCAAGGCTGCCGTCTTGGCCAGGATTAAAAGAACTGGAGATGAAAGCTACAAGAGTGGCTGA